A single region of the Musa acuminata AAA Group cultivar baxijiao chromosome BXJ1-11, Cavendish_Baxijiao_AAA, whole genome shotgun sequence genome encodes:
- the LOC135597405 gene encoding uncharacterized protein LOC135597405 isoform X1: MASSPPSSPPHPSKKPKMSSSATTSDADEDPSSAPFAAGEPRRRYKRRKVAIFLGYCGAGYQGMQKNPGARTIEGDLEEALFLAGAVPETDRGLPRRYDWARSARTDKGVSAAAQVVSGRFYVDPPGLVARLNAHLSDQIRVFGFKRVTNSFNAKKFCDRRRYVYLIPVFALDPSAHPDREAVMASMGSDNELARCLECSERGRKIPGLMGRWAGSSIAQKRVDLAADASADQTVGVACFSLEESDKSEANKLENFDLGSGGVDDEQHDFSIMIAETNSANMGRNEVEAGKLVSAATDAAAPGNMNPDATVDPVASYVEEYGKLSNEAITMKENSTATDAVAPGNMNPDATVDPVASYVEEYGKLSNEAITMKENSTMEPSASLENQRLEPIVADRTNGEQVTVKSKFCYEDEQRERFNSVLKHYVGTHNFHNFTTRTKAEDPSARRYIISFDANRVVCIEGIEFVKCEVVGQSFMLHQIRKMIGLAVAVMRNCAPESLMDIALKKDVNINVPTAPEVGLYLDECLFTSYNQKWKDSHEVLTMEAYAEEAEEFKMKYIYPHIASMEHKEGAVALWLHSLNQRNYPDFCFMETSHECASATSKDQAGKGTSKWQMEVRMNTVPARE, encoded by the exons ATGGCTTCCTCCCCTCCCTCCTCGCCTCCCCACCCTTCGAAGAAGCCCAAGATGTCGTCCTCCGCCACCACGTCCGACGCCGACGAGGACCCTTCCTCCGCCCCCTTCGCCGCCGGCGAGCCCAGGCGGCGGTACAAACGGCGCAAGGTGGCCATTTTCCTCGGCTACTGCGGCGCAGGGTACCAGGGCATGCAGAAGAACCCGGGGGCCCGTACCATCGAGGGCGACCTCGAGGAGGCCCTCTTTCTCGCCGGCGCCGTTCCGGAGACGGACCGCGGCCTCCCCCGCCGTTATGATTGGGCCCGCTCCGCACGCACCGACAAGGGCGTCAGCGCCGCCGCCCAGGTCGTGTCCGGCCGCTTCTATGTAGACCCGCCTGGCCTCGTCGCTCGCCTCAACGCCCATCTCTCCGACCAGATCAGGGTCTTCGGATTCAAACGGGTCACCAACTCCTTCAACGCCAAGAAATTCTGCGATCGCCGCCGGTACGTGTATCTCATCCCGGTGTTCGCCCTTGACCCTAGCGCGCATCCGGACCGGGAGGCCGTGATGGCGAGCATGGGGTCCGACAACGAACTCGCACGCTGCTTAGAATGCTCAGAAAGGGGGCGTAAGATCCCTGGTCTCATGGGCCGCTGGGCTGGGAGTTCCATTGCCCAGAAAAGAGTTGATCTTGCAGCTGATGCATCGGCTGATCAGACTGTTGGTGTCGCCTGTTTCAGTCTGGAAGAAAGTGATAAATCTGAGGCgaataagctagaaaattttgacCTTGGCAGTGGTGGAGTTGATGATGAGCAGCATGATTTCTCCATTATGATTGCAGAGACTAACTCGGCTAACATGGGTAGAAATGAAGTGGAGGCCGGCAAACTTGTATCTGCTGCAACAGATGCTGCTGCTCCTGGTAACATGAATCCTGATGCTACAGTAGATCCAGTGGCTTCCTATGTGGAAGAATATGGTAAGCTCAGTAATGAGGCTATCACAATGAAAGAGAATTCTACTGCAACAGATGCTGTTGCTCCTGGTAACATGAATCCTGATGCTACAGTAGATCCAGTGGCTTCCTATGTGGAAGAATATGGTAAGCTCAGTAATGAGGCTATCACAATGAAAGAGAATTCTACTATGGAGCCGAGTGCTTCTTTAGAAAACCAGAGATTGGAACCTATAGTTGCTGATAGAACTAATGGAGAGCAAGTGACTGTCAAAAGCAAGTTTTGTTATGAGGATGAGCAGAGGGAGAGATTTAATAGCGTACTGAAGCATTATGTGGGAACTCACAACTTCCATAACTTCACAACCAGAACTAAGGCTGAAGATCCCTCTGCTCGTAGATATATTATATCCTTTGATGCAAATCGTGTTGTCTGTATCGAGGGGATTGAATTTGTCAAGTGTGAGGTTGTAGGACAGAGCTTTATGCTCCATCAGATCAGGAAGATGATCGGCCTTGCAGTTGCAGTGATGAGGAACTGTGCACCTGAGTCACTTATGGATATAGCCTTGAAAAA GGATGTCAATATCAATGTTCCTACGGCCCCTGAAGTTGGGCTTTACCTGGATGAATGCCTATTTACATCATATAACCAGAAATGGAAGGATTCGCATGAGGTATTGACCATGGAAGCTTATGCTGAGGAAGCTGAGGAATTTAAGATGAAATATATATACCCTCATATTGCCTCTATGGAGCACAAGGAAGGAGCGGTTGCACTGTGGCTTCACTCTTTGAACCAACGTAATTACCCAGATTTCTGTTTTATGGAGACAAGTCATGAATGTGCCAGTGCCACCAGTAAGGATCAAGCAG GAAAAGGAACCAGTAAGTGGCAAATGGAGGTCAGGATGAATACCGTGCCAGCAAGAGAATAA
- the LOC135597405 gene encoding uncharacterized protein LOC135597405 isoform X2 produces MASSPPSSPPHPSKKPKMSSSATTSDADEDPSSAPFAAGEPRRRYKRRKVAIFLGYCGAGYQGMQKNPGARTIEGDLEEALFLAGAVPETDRGLPRRYDWARSARTDKGVSAAAQVVSGRFYVDPPGLVARLNAHLSDQIRVFGFKRVTNSFNAKKFCDRRRYVYLIPVFALDPSAHPDREAVMASMGSDNELARCLECSERGRKIPGLMGRWAGSSIAQKRVDLAADASADQTVGVACFSLEESDKSEANKLENFDLGSGGVDDEQHDFSIMIAETNSANMGRNEVEAGKLVSAATDAAAPGNMNPDATVDPVASYVEEYGKLSNEAITMKENSTATDAVAPGNMNPDATVDPVASYVEEYGKLSNEAITMKENSTMEPSASLENQRLEPIVADRTNGEQVTVKSKFCYEDEQRERFNSVLKHYVGTHNFHNFTTRTKAEDPSARRYIISFDANRVVCIEGIEFVKCEVVGQSFMLHQIRKMIGLAVAVMRNCAPESLMDIALKKDVNINVPTAPEVGLYLDECLFTSYNQKWKDSHEVLTMEAYAEEAEEFKMKYIYPHIASMEHKEGAVALWLHSLNQRNYPDFCFMETSHECASATSKDQAGRTLLEKTLL; encoded by the exons ATGGCTTCCTCCCCTCCCTCCTCGCCTCCCCACCCTTCGAAGAAGCCCAAGATGTCGTCCTCCGCCACCACGTCCGACGCCGACGAGGACCCTTCCTCCGCCCCCTTCGCCGCCGGCGAGCCCAGGCGGCGGTACAAACGGCGCAAGGTGGCCATTTTCCTCGGCTACTGCGGCGCAGGGTACCAGGGCATGCAGAAGAACCCGGGGGCCCGTACCATCGAGGGCGACCTCGAGGAGGCCCTCTTTCTCGCCGGCGCCGTTCCGGAGACGGACCGCGGCCTCCCCCGCCGTTATGATTGGGCCCGCTCCGCACGCACCGACAAGGGCGTCAGCGCCGCCGCCCAGGTCGTGTCCGGCCGCTTCTATGTAGACCCGCCTGGCCTCGTCGCTCGCCTCAACGCCCATCTCTCCGACCAGATCAGGGTCTTCGGATTCAAACGGGTCACCAACTCCTTCAACGCCAAGAAATTCTGCGATCGCCGCCGGTACGTGTATCTCATCCCGGTGTTCGCCCTTGACCCTAGCGCGCATCCGGACCGGGAGGCCGTGATGGCGAGCATGGGGTCCGACAACGAACTCGCACGCTGCTTAGAATGCTCAGAAAGGGGGCGTAAGATCCCTGGTCTCATGGGCCGCTGGGCTGGGAGTTCCATTGCCCAGAAAAGAGTTGATCTTGCAGCTGATGCATCGGCTGATCAGACTGTTGGTGTCGCCTGTTTCAGTCTGGAAGAAAGTGATAAATCTGAGGCgaataagctagaaaattttgacCTTGGCAGTGGTGGAGTTGATGATGAGCAGCATGATTTCTCCATTATGATTGCAGAGACTAACTCGGCTAACATGGGTAGAAATGAAGTGGAGGCCGGCAAACTTGTATCTGCTGCAACAGATGCTGCTGCTCCTGGTAACATGAATCCTGATGCTACAGTAGATCCAGTGGCTTCCTATGTGGAAGAATATGGTAAGCTCAGTAATGAGGCTATCACAATGAAAGAGAATTCTACTGCAACAGATGCTGTTGCTCCTGGTAACATGAATCCTGATGCTACAGTAGATCCAGTGGCTTCCTATGTGGAAGAATATGGTAAGCTCAGTAATGAGGCTATCACAATGAAAGAGAATTCTACTATGGAGCCGAGTGCTTCTTTAGAAAACCAGAGATTGGAACCTATAGTTGCTGATAGAACTAATGGAGAGCAAGTGACTGTCAAAAGCAAGTTTTGTTATGAGGATGAGCAGAGGGAGAGATTTAATAGCGTACTGAAGCATTATGTGGGAACTCACAACTTCCATAACTTCACAACCAGAACTAAGGCTGAAGATCCCTCTGCTCGTAGATATATTATATCCTTTGATGCAAATCGTGTTGTCTGTATCGAGGGGATTGAATTTGTCAAGTGTGAGGTTGTAGGACAGAGCTTTATGCTCCATCAGATCAGGAAGATGATCGGCCTTGCAGTTGCAGTGATGAGGAACTGTGCACCTGAGTCACTTATGGATATAGCCTTGAAAAA GGATGTCAATATCAATGTTCCTACGGCCCCTGAAGTTGGGCTTTACCTGGATGAATGCCTATTTACATCATATAACCAGAAATGGAAGGATTCGCATGAGGTATTGACCATGGAAGCTTATGCTGAGGAAGCTGAGGAATTTAAGATGAAATATATATACCCTCATATTGCCTCTATGGAGCACAAGGAAGGAGCGGTTGCACTGTGGCTTCACTCTTTGAACCAACGTAATTACCCAGATTTCTGTTTTATGGAGACAAGTCATGAATGTGCCAGTGCCACCAGTAAGGATCAAGCAG GCAGAACTCTTCTGGAGAAGACCCTTCTATAA